A genomic stretch from Setaria italica strain Yugu1 chromosome VII, Setaria_italica_v2.0, whole genome shotgun sequence includes:
- the LOC101767927 gene encoding uncharacterized protein LOC101767927, translating to MGTASTSPDAMEATSRPPGLSITVEKNPPEARLLQLGVKSWPKWGCPPGRFPLKFDAALTCYLVKGRVRAAVKGSRERVEFGAGDLVVFPKGLSCTWDVVVGVDKHYNFDPS from the exons ATGGGGACGGCTTCGACGAGCCCAGACGCCATGGAGGCAACAAGCAGGCCCCCCGGCCTCTCCATCACCGTGGAGAAGAACCCGCCGGAGGCGCGCTTGCTTCAACTCGGCGTCAAGTCCTGGCCCAA ATGGGGCTGCCCGCCGGGGAGGTTCCCGCTCAAGTTCGACGCGGCGCTGACGTGCTACCTCGTGAAGGGCAGGGTGAGGGCCGCCGTGAAGGGCTCCCGCGAGCGCGTCGAGTtcggcgccggcgacctcgtCGTCTTCCCCAAGGGTCTCAGCTGCACCTGggacgtcgtcgtcggcgtcgacaAGCACTACAACTTCGACCCCTCCTGA